DNA from Magnolia sinica isolate HGM2019 chromosome 19, MsV1, whole genome shotgun sequence:
TGATTGGTTATTGTGGTGAAGATAAAGAGAAGCTTTTTTTGGTTTATGAATTCATGGAGGGTGGAGATCTTGCAACGGTCCTCACATCCAAAGATCGGCCGCTTCCGTGGATCGTAAGGCTGAAAATCGCCGTTGAGGTGGCCGATGCATTGCTCTTTCTCCATTGCACTTGCAGTCCTCCTGTCCTTCACAAGTAAGTGTTTGTGTGTGTTTTATAGTATTTTAGTGAGGTTTGTTaattccacacgtgtgtgggaacTGCACGTATGCACACGTGCGCATGTTTTACAATTTGCCATTTATGTGAAATCTTAGCTTTTCATCAGGTGAGCTACATTAGATATTCTGGTATAAAAATGAGACCATTTcactcatcaggttggccacagAATATCAGAAGAAATGAATGGCCATAAAAGATTTTAACCATCAATCTATTTCGTATGCTGTGGTTCACCCGATGAATGGAAATGTCTTACTTTTTAGGTGGAAGATCGGTTTGAAACCTTATGGAAGGCTTAAATCTCACACACATGTTTCATATTTGCACGTGTGCCCATTTGTAGATGTGTACTGCTCTACATGCTTGTGGAATTAGCAGGCCTCAAATTTAGATTTAACAGTCTTGATTTCATttgaattaaaaatttaaaaaaaaaaaaatcaaaattggaaTGTTTCTAAGATGAATTTACACCTTTGGTTCCTGATACAATGATTTTTgctgttaaaaatagaaaatattgggTACGTTCCGTGTGCACCGAGAGTCAGTGCGCACATATCTCTCACCGTCGAACAACAGTCAAGGGGTTGGATAATGGGAATCCCAACGTAGATTTCCAAATggagttttgaaattttaaaagtgGAAATTTTTATATATTCCCGCCAACTGCCTTTAATTTGTTGAAGATAATGCGCGCATTGAAGTCTCCTTCACTCCTTTGGAGTGTCCTCAACTTTTCAAGTGGGAGTGATAAACGGCCCAGGACTTGCAAAGTATACCCgggttctgacaagtggggccacgGTTTtataatctagaccgttgggATGTTGCGTatcactgtggatggaccatgcccaaaaaatctcctacattggaagatcctaaccaccaATCTTTTACTTTTTTTTCAGTTGAACGTCTTAACCGTCTATATTTAGGCCACAAATTAACGGGTTAGGATTTATCTATTCCAGTGATATTTGGGGCACAGTCCATCCAAGGtggttaatattttttattttagtttttttgtcACTGGCCAATCACCACCGTACTTGGCGATGTAGGTGAATCTCGACCATCCAATCCATCCGATCGTCCATACCATCAATGACCTACGGTCCAAAACCCCAAACCATTGGAGAACACAACTGTCCGATTGATAGAATTTTCGACTTcgaatgtgggccattcatcatctcGGTGACCAGAGATATTCAGATTAAGAATGCGGAAGTGTACTTATGATTTCTGACCGTCCGATCTTGATGGATGATTTTCACTAGGCGGAATCACCATATGGAACGAATAAAGCGACAGACCACCATCCTTgcaagtggtgggccccacatgtgataaCTGCCGGATCATGAGCAGTTTATTCAGAGTGTACAGCAAAAAATCAGGAAGCCAATTACAGTTATAGCTGAGCAGGATCTGACCCGAacacacccagatccatggctcaactggcagactgagcggAGATACCTCCTTCCAAcacctgaggtcttggtatcaatcctttggggggggggggggggggggtggctaacatggagtgcgtgggTAGACCCGGACCGATGGAtctgtggctaacatggagtgcgtgggTAGACCCGAACCGATGGATCCGTCTGACTTGTTCGAACCGGTCAGATCCGATTTGATCTAGTTGAGTAgtataaataaattattattttttaacttttactCCTCTTTTGCTCAAACGGTTCTAGCACGAGAGTCTCCGGCTTGACTTGACTTAGTCCTGTCCGAATTGACTGAACAATCGACCAgacagactcgactcgatccaactcggtttccctgactgagTCGAACTTAGTTCAGAGCAAGCCAACAAGAAATTGGATTGGATCAAGTCAGCCCTACTAGACTCAATCCCGGATTGAATCAAGTTCAAGTCAGGttcttagaaaaataaaaattgaatacCCAATCTAGTTTGACTCGACTAGATGCTCACCTCTAATCACAGTTGATAAAATGGGCTGGGCCTAGCCCACTCAAAATCAAACGGCCCAATCAATTCCAAAGGGCCCACAACATCACCACCACCAGATAATTACAACATAACATGCTTTCCATTTCCATGCAGTGATGTGCAGAGTAGCAGCATCTTGATGGGCCCGAACCAAGAAGCGCGGCTCGGGAGCCTAAGCCGAGCCACACGTGTGGAACACGAAGAGCTACTGAGTCACGACGTGTGGTGCTACGGAAAGCTACTGATGGACCTGATCTCGGGCCTAAATGTGAGCAGTGGAGATGATCCATATTCCCAAAGATGGTTACAGAAGGTAATGGCTTGTCCGGACCGAGCCAGCTTGATCGGCTTGATGGACCCAACCCTCATCATGGAAGAAGATCTAGCTGAAGAGATCATCGGAGTAGTGACCATCGCTAAGGCTTGTATGAGTCAATCGAGCTGGATCACGATGAAGTTGGTGCGACAGGCCATAGGCCATCCAGCCCGTATAGCTGATCAGGGTTGTGGGTCCCAGCTTGGATCCTCTGATCTTAGCCACCCAACCCTCATCAGGATGAATGGTTATGATATAGAAAGCAACATACATTAACATTATACAGGAATGCTAGATAAAGTGTGCACAAAATCTGGCCTTTGATCATTTTATTTGGTGGTGATTCGGGTATGATACAGCGTGCCACACGTGCCCATGCGGCACATGTGTGAGAGATTAAAGTCGACCATCAACCACGTGCAGTGCCCTTGCCCAGAAACCAGGtgggtccactcatcagatgggtaaCAAATTAATGTGTTTCGAATGTGGATACACAGCAATTATTTATAACAatccatttgttttttttacAAAAGTGTGGCCCAGATGAAGAGTGGACCGCCCCACCTTTTTTGCCAGGGGAAAATCCAACATGGAACGTGcatgatgaacggcctggatctcatTCTTGTCTGCCATGTTGACGCATTTCAACCGTTTTTAATTACATTCTCTTGTTTATCAGCATCATTTGTGATTTTTTTTGGGGATTGGTAGAAAGATAGGGAGGATTAACTGCAGAGCTCTGTAAATGGGTCAGGCTGGCCAGTCAGACTTTTAGGCCAAGCCCAATTTTGGCTGGAATACTCGGCAGGGGGTCAAGCCCAGGTTGATATTTGAAGCCCATTTATTAATCATGCCGCGCTCAGGCTATTCTAAGAGCCCATCAGTCAGGCCCACGTAGgctttcaaggattttttttattttttttgtttgtaatatgGCATGCATGATGGCTAATGAACGTCCCAAATTTGCACAAAAGTCAATGGCCACGCTCGGGGCTGCAACCTAACCCATGTGATGATGTCTGTATCAAAAGTTATAACTCTTttataatcaaaactttaaataataaattttttatatttggaatgaattttttcaaattaaacACATTAAGAAGCTACTTACATCATGTTTACGTAGGATTGAGTATAAATCTAACGAACTACTTCTAGTTTGTTTGGGCTTCTTT
Protein-coding regions in this window:
- the LOC131235642 gene encoding probable LRR receptor-like serine/threonine-protein kinase At2g16250, encoding MEPDSLRLLIWSLFSVFGFLIFIFLLRNLTKSKHGSSPPLSTKPTSCITRDLNVESLRSATDDFSTLSLIKIGHSGEFFAGFLNNGTDKIVVKKGVVEDLKRELELYISLSDATCFVPLIGYCGEDKEKLFLVYEFMEGGDLATVLTSKDRPLPWIVRLKIAVEVADALLFLHCTCSPPVLHNDVQSSSILMGPNQEARLGSLSRATRVEHEELLSHDVWCYGKLLMDLISGLNVSSGDDPYSQRWLQKVMACPDRASLIGLMDPTLIMEEDLAEEIIGVVTIAKACMSQSSWITMKLVRQAIGHPARIADQGCGSQLGSSDLSHPTLIRMNGYDIESNIH